The Terriglobus roseus sequence CAGACACTCCCACGGGTACAGCTTGAACAGCGTGCGAATGGGCTGATTCTCCAAATCGACGAAACGCCCCGCGCCGTTATCCCAGCCGATCTCTTCCATCAGCAATTGCGCTGTGGCCAGGCCCGCCTGTTCGGCGGTGTCGCGCAGGTAAGCGACGGTCAGCACATCCTCCTCGCTGTCCGCGCTGGCAAAGTGCACCGGCTGCTGCAGGTATGGTTTGATGTCCTTCCACTTGGCGATCAGGCGTTCGTGCAGGCTGTTGAACTGGTCCGCGCCCGCATGCATCTCGTTCAGCCAGTTCCACTGTGTCACCGCAGCTTCAATCAGGGACGTTGGCGTATCGGCGTTATATTCCAGAAGCTTCGGCGGACCGCTGCCGTCGTACATCAGGTCGAATCGACCGTAGAGCGCGGGAGGTTCCGCCTGCCAGGTGCGCTCGATCAGCGGGATGGCCCCCTGCGGAATGGTCAGGTCAGCGTAACGCTTCGTGTCGATGATGTGCTGCGCAGCGGCGAGGCACATCGTCTGTAGCTCATTCGACGCCGCTTCCAGTGTGTCGATCTCCGCAGCAGTAAAGCTGTAGAAGGCAGACTCATCCCAATAGACGGCGCCCTGCTGCGCAAGGTCTTCCGGTGAATGAAACGTCAGACCATCGACTTCTACCTTACGCCGCCAGTTCTCTCGCGGCTGTGTTGCGTGTCGTTGCATTACTCGCCGCCCCCGCCAAAGTGTGACCCGAAGCCGCCGCGTGTGATGCCGCTGAAGAAGCCCCCACGACTACCGCTGCTCGGACTGCCGTAAATGTGGTTCGGCTGCGGCTGATAGCCACCGCCGAAGACACGTGACCCCAGCCCATAACCGCCTCCGCCGCCGTAGTAGTAGCGGTACGGAATGATCAGCGGGACAAAGCCGCCATGTCCGTCAGGCCTCTGCTGCACGGCGTTCTGGGGCAGATTCGCGCAAAGCTTATCGTCGACGACATTGTCATGCTCGTCCACGCAGCGCTGCATCTCCTTCGGCCGGCAGCCGGTCAGGACGCTGACGGCTGCAGCTGCGAGCAACGGCGTGACGATCGTGCGGACGCGAGCCATGGTGAGAATCAGCCTATCTCACTCGTGCGAGTTCCTGGCATCAATCCGCGACGCGCCAACGTCCCCGGGAATTCCAGGCTTCGGGGACGAGCAGGCATCCTTCGTCCTCACCTGTCACAGCCGCCTCGCACGCGTGCAGATTTCTACGCACCACTACATAAGGGGTTATCTGTCAAGCAGTTAGGGCAGCATCCCAAAACTGGGGACGGCCTAAGAAAAACCTCACAAAACCAAGATTCGAAGAGTGCCGCGTCCGCGCGCAAAGTACTGCAGAGCGATCAAGTCTCCCCGATGTCTCGATCGGCCATGCCTGTTTTCTGCCCATTGTCGCCATCGAGCGTGTACCCGGACGCACCCCAAGAACCCATGTTTGTTGAGGAACTTATGCAGACTGTCCTGAATGTCCGTTCTACTGCCCGGCCCCACCCCGATTCCTCCGCTCCTGAAAACCGCTCGGAACAAATCGCGCGGGTACTTCGAGGTGTCCTGAAGCTCGGAACTTCCCTGGCAGTCTGCCTGTTGCTGTCCCTCACGGCGTATGCCCAAACGGTCGTCAGCACGACCAACCCCGCAGCCCTCGGGGAGGCAGTCGACGCGGCGGGCAACGTCTACTACGTCTCCCGTGCCGCTCAGAACATCGTTTTGAAGGCCACACCCACCGGGACGGGGTACGCCGAGAGCAAATTCTTTACGAGTACCAGCAACGTGACCGGCAACATCGCAATCGACGCGAGTGGGACTCTCTTCGCGATCGAAGGCAACAAGGTCGTGAGATTTGCGCCTGGTGGCGGCGGCGAAACTTCTATTGCGACGCTTACTCTCCCTTCCACATTCACAACTGGCTTGACGCTAGACGCAGCCGGAAATGTCTATGTCACCACCAGCACAAGCGTCATGAAGATATCCAGCGCCGGGACCTCGACGGTTGTCTCCGGCTTGAACTCCCCCAGCAGCGTTGGTGTCGACGGCAGCGGAAACCTCTACATCGTCGAAGCTGGAAACTCACGCGTCCTGAAAGAAACTCTGACAGGCGGCAGCTTTACACAGAGTGTCCTGATGACAGGACTCATTGGCCCGCAGGGCCTGGTGGTGGATGCCGTCGGAAATGTCTATGCCACAGACATACATCACATTTACAAGGCCGTGCCCACTGGCGGCGGCTACACCCTTCGGCTCTTCGGCTACTTTGACGCTGCCATCCCCGACGACCTCGAGCCCCAATGGCTAGCGGTGGCACAGGACGGCAACACACTTTACGTCGAGGGGCTGACAGTCGGGCAGCCTCCTCTCCTGGCGTTCCCAGCTTCCAGCGTCGATGCGGCAAGATTGCAGTTCGCCGACACCGCTCTGGGTAGCACCACTTCGCAGACACTGACTTACAAGTTCGCAGCAGCGGCCACACTGGGCAGCTATCGGGTCACGACACTTGGAGCGACGGGGCTGGACTTCACCGACGCGGGCGGCGGAACCTGCGCTGCGGCCACAGCCTATGCCGCCGGTGCAAGCTGCACGGTAGCCGTGACATTCACTCCACGGCACGCTGGCACACGTGCCGGTGCCGTCACCCTGGTCGACAATGCCGGTGCCGTCATTGCAGACGTGCCAGTCTCCGGAACAGGTACCGGACCGCAGATCGCCTTTATCCCGGCCACCGGCACGCAGGTTCGCGCAGGTTCCATCTCTTACACAGGCATTGCAGTCGATGGGAACGGCGTTGTGTACCTCTCCGACGCGATAAACCAACGCGTACTGAAGGAAACGCCTGGCACCGGAGGGACGTACACCGAGACTGTCATCGCCAGTGGTCTACAGGGACCGTCAGGCATTGCGGTCGATGGTGCCGGGAATCTATATGTCACCGACCACCCGAACCCCATCACCGCATACCGCGTTGCCGTCGCTCTAAAGTTCACGCCGAATGCCTCCAACGGCTACACGCAGACGACCGTTGCCACGGGACTGAACAGTCCGAAGGGCATCACGGTTGACGGCAGCGGCAATGTGTACATCGGTGACATTCGCGGGGACGGCAACAGCGGTGGCGTGGTCGTTCGGCTGACCCCTCTGCCCGGTGGCCGTTACTCCCAGGCAAAGATCGCGGAGCCCGACTCCTTCGGAGGGATAGCGGTCGATGGTACAGGAACCGTTTATACCGCGGACATCAATGGTCTGACGGCCGTTGTGCCAACCTCTTCGGGGGAATTCAAGACAAGCGTCTTCTCCAGCGGCAACGTGTCTCCCAATGGGTCCATCGCGGTAGACGGTGCTGGTGATGTCTATGTGTCCGGTGCCGGCAGCGGCGCCAATCAACAGATCTCACGGGTCAAGGCCGATGGCAACGGCAACTATGCTCTCTCCGTCGCGGCCGGTTCGGGCGTCATCACCGTCGATGGTGGCGGAAGTGTGTATGGAATCGGCTCTCTCTATACGCCTGCTGGATCGGTAGGCGGTGTCTACAAGGCAGACCAGGAAAATGCGCCTAAGCTCACCTTTCCATCTCTCGCCGTCGGCACCACCTACGGCATTCCCACACAGGTCCAGATCGCAAATATCGGCAACAGCCCCTTGATCTTTTCTGTCCCAGCCAGCGGGACCAATCCGAGCATCTCCGCCAACTTCCTGAACAAGCAACAGGGCTACAGCGATGGCTGCTCGCTGCTCACTCCGACATCCAGCACCGTCACACTGGCCCCGGGCGGAGAGTGCAGAGACTTTGTAGACTTTGCCCCGACTGTCTCCGGCGCCATCACAGGCGCGCTCACAACCACGGACAACAACCGCAACGTCGCAGGTGCTACCCAGGTCATTGCTCTCAACGGAACGGGTTCGGGCGGTACTGGTACGACCGCGCCGCAGGCCGCACTCAGTCCTGCAACCGGCAGCTTCGGCACTGTGGTGGTCGGCTCCTCCAGCGCCATCATCACCTTCACGCTCAGCAATGCCGGCAACGCCGCGCTGCCCATCACCTCGGTTGGCATCAGCGGCACCAATGCAGCATCGTTTGCGCTGGGGACGGTCAGTTGCGGCACCTCTCTGGCGGCGAGTGCCACTTGCACCATTGCTGTGAAATTCACGCCGACTGCAGCTGGTCCCGCCACGGCAACGCTCTCAGTGAACGACTCCGTCGGGACGCAGAGCGCTGCACTGTCTGGCACCGGCACAACAGTCGCCACGCCACAAGCAACCCTCACGCCTGCCACTGCCGCGTTCGGCAGCGTCAACGTCGGCAGCGCCAGCGCCCTACAGGTCTTCACCCTGACGAATGGGGGTACTGCAGCCCTGCCGATCACCTCGATCAGCATCGTCGGTATCAACGCATCGGCATTCACCCTGGGAACGAATACCTGCGGCACCACCCTGGCAACAGGTGCGTCCTGCACCATCCAGGTCTCGTTCCGTCCATCCGCAGCCGGAAGTGCATCGGCTTCACTCTCCGTGGTGGATAGTGTCGGCACACAGAGCTCAACGCTCACCGGCACCGGCACAAGCGTCGCACCTCCCGTTGCTGACTTCAGCCTGTCCGTCCCGAATCCCTCGCAGACGGTACAGCGCGGCGCCACTGCAACGTACACCCTTCAGCTTCTCTCCACGACGGCCGGCGCAAACTTTACGAGCGCCGTCACCCTCACGGCCACGGGGCTACCGAACGGTGCCACCGCGAGCTTTACGCCGGCGAGCCTTGTTCCGGGAACCACGCAAGCCGCAGCCGCCACCATGACCATTAATGTGCCCACCCAGGTAAGTCAGGCCAGGCAGAACCCCAAACAGGCAATCGCTGCAGTTGTGTCGTTTGCGTCGCTCCTCTTACTCCTGCCACTCCAGCGCAGGAAAGTAGCATTCCGCCTGCTGACATTGCTCTTCGCCGCGATGCTGTGCACCGCGGTGATGAGCGGGTGCGGCGACGGGGTGTCCACCGCCACCTCGACATCGAACATCACCGTGACCGGAACGAGTGGCGCAGTGAGCCATTCCACGACTGTCACGCTGAACATCAACTGAGGAACTCGCGAGTCGCCAGGGCACTGAGGGGACCATTCGCATCCGTGGACCTCTCAGTGCGGGGCATCCGTGCGTCGTCCCGGCTACAAGACTGGCGTCTCTCGTGTGAAGAAGGCTTCTACGTCGTTGATGTCCTGTGTCAGGCGGTAGGGCGGCAGGCTGTCGAGGAAGATCTTGCCGTAGCTCTGGCGCTGGATGCGACTGTCGAGAAGCATGAGGACTCCGCGGTCAGTGGCGGAGCGGATCAGTCGGCCGAAGCCCTGCTTCAACGTGATGACGGCCTGCGGGATCGACAGGTCATGGAAGGGCTTGCCGCCGCTGGATTCGATGGCTTCCATGCGCGCCTGTTGGACTGGATCGCTCGGCACAGCGAAGGGCAGCCGGTCGATGATGACGCAGCTTAGTTGGTCGCCCTGCACATCGACACCCTGCCAGAAGGACGAAGTGCCGAATAGAACGGCGTTCGGCGTTTCGCGGAATTCGTCCAGCAACTGCTTGCGTGGCGCCTGCCCTTGCAGCAGCAGAGGGAACGGCAACTCGACCAGCATGCGTTCGTACATGGTCTTCATCTGCGCGTAGCTCGTGAAGAGGCAGAAAGCGCGGCCACGCGACAGCTCCAGGACGCGGCGCATGCGCTCAGCAGCCTGCGGCATAAAGTCCTGGTCGCGGGGATCAGGCATATATGGCGGCAGATACAACAGCGCCTGCCTGGTGTAATCGAAGTGTGACGGCACCGTTAGCTCGCGCGCGCCGACGAGTCCCAGGCGCCTCGCAATGTGGTCGAAGCCGCCCTGCACGGTAAGCGTCGCGCTGGTCAGGATGACAGAGCTGAAGCCTGCGAAGAGAGAGGTCTGGAGGATCTCCGAGACGTCGATAGGAGTGGCTTGTAGATAGGTATGAAAGGCCGCAGGAGTGCCCGTCTGCAGACGGCTGAAGTTCTTGACTCCACCGGCTGCGCGGCGCTCGATCCAAAAGACAGTGTTCGGATCCTGGGCCTCCATCAGGAAGCTCGAGGAGGTCCGAAGGTCCGTTACGCGCCGCTTCAAGCCGTTGACCTCGTCCACATCCTTCACGCGGTCCAGCTCGTCGCGCAGTCGGTCCAGTGCCGTGAGGTAGGTCGCATAATTCTCACCACGCTCTTCTAAAAAGCCCGGACGGTCGTGGAAGGGCTGGCGGCCGAGTTGAAAGCCTTCCATCGGCAGCGAAGCAAAGAACCCGCGCGCGCGTTCCCGTAGATTGACGGTTGCGCTTTCGATACTGGAAGACGAAACGGCCTTCGCGCGCAGCAGCATCTCCGTGTCGCGTGCTAGCTCTTCCACGCGCTGCTGGCTGATGGCGACGCCGAAGTAGTCGCTGGCAACCGACTCCATCTCATGCGCTTCGTCGAAGATGACCGCGGCTGCGTCAGGCAGAATGCCTGCGTCGGGCGCGCCGGGGGCCTGTTGCTTGATGTTCAGGTCCGCGAAGAACAGGTGGTGGTTGACGATGACAATGTCGCTCTCAAGTGCCTTGCGCCGCATCGCCGTGATGTAGCAGGGCTCAAAGTTGGGGCATGTCTGGCCCAGGCAGGCTTCGCTGCGCGCGTCGAGTTTACTGAAGAGCGGCGAGTTCTCCGGGATGCCGGAGATCTCCGCGCGATCGCCCGTTTCGGTGTCGCGCTCCCATGCGCTGATCTTGTGGAACTGGTCTATTTCTTCCAGGCCTGTGAGCATGGGCGCGGCGGTCAGCGCGTAGAGCTTCTGCTTGCAGACGTAGTTGCCGCGGCCCTTCATGTAGCAGACCTTCAGCGGACCCAGCAGCGACTCGAGGAAGGGGATGTCCTTGAAGAACAGCTGCTCCTGGAGGTTCTTCGTACCGGTCGAGATGATGACGCGCTGGCCGCGCTCACGTGCGATACGCAGCGCCGGCAGCAGGTACGCGAGTGTCTTGCCGGTGCCCGTGCCTGCCTCGACGATCAGGTGGCGATGGTCTTCGAGAGCCTTCTCGACTGCCTTGGCCATTTCGTACTGGCCCTTGCGATGCTCGTAGTTCAGAGAAGAACCAGCCAGCACGCCGCCCGGCGCGAAGAACTCGTGCAGCGTGGGCAGCTTATCGGTCATGGCAAAGGTTGGCATGCAGGCGCGAAGAGACGGCGAACACCCTCTATCTTATGCGCAGCGGTCGCGGAGTACGGCGGCGGCGAGGGGCACGACTTTGGTCGTGCCCCCTCGCTGACATTCGCAGTCACTTACTTGGCGTCGTTGTATTCGTCGAGCCAGGCCATCTGGATCGCTTCCAACAAGCCCTCATTCGACTTGGCCGGATCGCCTGTAAAACCGGTCAGGCCGGTGATGTACTTGTGCATGTCGGTGAAGCGGACCGTGAGCGGGTCGATCTCCGGATACTTCTCCTGCAACTGGATGCCGATCTCCTCGGTGTCTTCCCATCCGAATTCAAAGGGCATCGTTACTCCTTACCAGAGGCGAGCACTGCAGCAGGCTTGCCTTCCTGTACGTAGTTGCGGTTCCAGGCGGGGATCTCGACGAGATACGTGCCGGGCTCGGTGATGACAGCCTGGCAGCCCAGTCGCGAGTTCGTCTGCGGCCCGGCGGCAAGGTCGATTCGATCGAGCTCGTCATCTTCCGGATCGTTCAGGCCCTTCTCGCCCTGCTTCACGTAGACGTGGCAAGTGGTGCAGGCGCAGACGCCGCCGCAGGCGTGATCCATGAAGATGCCGTAGTTTTCGGCAACGTCAAGCAGACTCATGGGCTGGCCGTGGCCGTCGTACGGCAGCGATCCGAAGGGGAACTCGACCGTCTTGTTCTCCGGTTGAAAGGTCACGCGGACGATATTCTCCGCGGGCGGCTTCGAAAGGTCGACTTCGGGTAGTTCGAGGGTGTGCTCAGACATAATTTTGCTCTCGCAATTCATTCTATCGAACAGCCCGCCAGTGCCCGCCACGCAGGCACAGAAGACACGTTGCGGCGGCATCTTATTGGCTTGAAAGCGCACTCCCCATGTGCCGGAAGGAAGATCGAAGTCATGTCTGATCTGTATAAGTTGCAGGACCCAACGAAGCAGTACCCGCAGCCGAAATTCAAGCACCAGCCGCAGGCTGTCCCTGGCATAGC is a genomic window containing:
- a CDS encoding choice-of-anchor D domain-containing protein; translated protein: MQTVLNVRSTARPHPDSSAPENRSEQIARVLRGVLKLGTSLAVCLLLSLTAYAQTVVSTTNPAALGEAVDAAGNVYYVSRAAQNIVLKATPTGTGYAESKFFTSTSNVTGNIAIDASGTLFAIEGNKVVRFAPGGGGETSIATLTLPSTFTTGLTLDAAGNVYVTTSTSVMKISSAGTSTVVSGLNSPSSVGVDGSGNLYIVEAGNSRVLKETLTGGSFTQSVLMTGLIGPQGLVVDAVGNVYATDIHHIYKAVPTGGGYTLRLFGYFDAAIPDDLEPQWLAVAQDGNTLYVEGLTVGQPPLLAFPASSVDAARLQFADTALGSTTSQTLTYKFAAAATLGSYRVTTLGATGLDFTDAGGGTCAAATAYAAGASCTVAVTFTPRHAGTRAGAVTLVDNAGAVIADVPVSGTGTGPQIAFIPATGTQVRAGSISYTGIAVDGNGVVYLSDAINQRVLKETPGTGGTYTETVIASGLQGPSGIAVDGAGNLYVTDHPNPITAYRVAVALKFTPNASNGYTQTTVATGLNSPKGITVDGSGNVYIGDIRGDGNSGGVVVRLTPLPGGRYSQAKIAEPDSFGGIAVDGTGTVYTADINGLTAVVPTSSGEFKTSVFSSGNVSPNGSIAVDGAGDVYVSGAGSGANQQISRVKADGNGNYALSVAAGSGVITVDGGGSVYGIGSLYTPAGSVGGVYKADQENAPKLTFPSLAVGTTYGIPTQVQIANIGNSPLIFSVPASGTNPSISANFLNKQQGYSDGCSLLTPTSSTVTLAPGGECRDFVDFAPTVSGAITGALTTTDNNRNVAGATQVIALNGTGSGGTGTTAPQAALSPATGSFGTVVVGSSSAIITFTLSNAGNAALPITSVGISGTNAASFALGTVSCGTSLAASATCTIAVKFTPTAAGPATATLSVNDSVGTQSAALSGTGTTVATPQATLTPATAAFGSVNVGSASALQVFTLTNGGTAALPITSISIVGINASAFTLGTNTCGTTLATGASCTIQVSFRPSAAGSASASLSVVDSVGTQSSTLTGTGTSVAPPVADFSLSVPNPSQTVQRGATATYTLQLLSTTAGANFTSAVTLTATGLPNGATASFTPASLVPGTTQAAAATMTINVPTQVSQARQNPKQAIAAVVSFASLLLLLPLQRRKVAFRLLTLLFAAMLCTAVMSGCGDGVSTATSTSNITVTGTSGAVSHSTTVTLNIN
- a CDS encoding 2Fe-2S iron-sulfur cluster-binding protein, which codes for MSEHTLELPEVDLSKPPAENIVRVTFQPENKTVEFPFGSLPYDGHGQPMSLLDVAENYGIFMDHACGGVCACTTCHVYVKQGEKGLNDPEDDELDRIDLAAGPQTNSRLGCQAVITEPGTYLVEIPAWNRNYVQEGKPAAVLASGKE
- the iscX gene encoding Fe-S cluster assembly protein IscX; this encodes MPFEFGWEDTEEIGIQLQEKYPEIDPLTVRFTDMHKYITGLTGFTGDPAKSNEGLLEAIQMAWLDEYNDAK
- a CDS encoding glutathionylspermidine synthase family protein, which produces MQRHATQPRENWRRKVEVDGLTFHSPEDLAQQGAVYWDESAFYSFTAAEIDTLEAASNELQTMCLAAAQHIIDTKRYADLTIPQGAIPLIERTWQAEPPALYGRFDLMYDGSGPPKLLEYNADTPTSLIEAAVTQWNWLNEMHAGADQFNSLHERLIAKWKDIKPYLQQPVHFASADSEEDVLTVAYLRDTAEQAGLATAQLLMEEIGWDNGAGRFVDLENQPIRTLFKLYPWECLLAESFGPDALSTYDRVTWIEPIWKMLLANKGILPILWELYPNHPLLLEAHFDDPHAMRSYVRKPLLSREGANITLVAPGASTKTDGRYGAGRFVCQQAAPLATFSAADGSARYPVLGLWMIDQECGGMGIRESRTPITGNLSSFVPHLFR
- a CDS encoding ATP-dependent DNA helicase, coding for MPTFAMTDKLPTLHEFFAPGGVLAGSSLNYEHRKGQYEMAKAVEKALEDHRHLIVEAGTGTGKTLAYLLPALRIARERGQRVIISTGTKNLQEQLFFKDIPFLESLLGPLKVCYMKGRGNYVCKQKLYALTAAPMLTGLEEIDQFHKISAWERDTETGDRAEISGIPENSPLFSKLDARSEACLGQTCPNFEPCYITAMRRKALESDIVIVNHHLFFADLNIKQQAPGAPDAGILPDAAAVIFDEAHEMESVASDYFGVAISQQRVEELARDTEMLLRAKAVSSSSIESATVNLRERARGFFASLPMEGFQLGRQPFHDRPGFLEERGENYATYLTALDRLRDELDRVKDVDEVNGLKRRVTDLRTSSSFLMEAQDPNTVFWIERRAAGGVKNFSRLQTGTPAAFHTYLQATPIDVSEILQTSLFAGFSSVILTSATLTVQGGFDHIARRLGLVGARELTVPSHFDYTRQALLYLPPYMPDPRDQDFMPQAAERMRRVLELSRGRAFCLFTSYAQMKTMYERMLVELPFPLLLQGQAPRKQLLDEFRETPNAVLFGTSSFWQGVDVQGDQLSCVIIDRLPFAVPSDPVQQARMEAIESSGGKPFHDLSIPQAVITLKQGFGRLIRSATDRGVLMLLDSRIQRQSYGKIFLDSLPPYRLTQDINDVEAFFTRETPVL